GGCAGGCGGTTCCGGCGGCTCCCGATCACCAGGGTGATGTTACAGGGTCGCACGCTGCAACCGTTATTGCCGCCAACGCGGTCACTTCGGGCAAGATACTCGACGGAACGATCGCGGCGGCGGACCTGGGCCAGATGGGCGCGGCCAGCAATCAGGTCATGAAGTGGAACGGCAGCGCGTGGGCGGCGAGGAACGACAGCGGAACGGTGGTGGGCGTATCCCAGGCCACAGGCGTCATCTGTTCACCAAATCCGATAACGGGCACCGGCACGGTCGCGTTTGACCAGGGCTACGGCGACGGCCGATACGTCAACGAGGCCCAGGGCAGTTCGATCACCAGCTCCATGATCGTACCCAACACGATCGTCAGGGCGAACGTGGCCGCCAACTTCAAGGCACCCTACGCCGACACCGCGGACTACGCGACCTCAGCCCCGGTTTCAGACAGCGCCCGAGTCGCCGGCAACTCCTACCTGCTGCTTGGCAAGGACACAACCGCCCTCTGGAATGCCAAGACGCTGCAGGGCAAGGATACGGCAGCACTCTGGAACGCGAAGGCTTTGCAGGGCAAGGACACTACGGCGCTCTGGAACGCAAAGACACTGCAGGGCAAAGACACCACCGGCTTCGTGCGTACGGGCCAGGCCAACTCGATCACCAGCGGAATGATAACCGACAACAACGTCACTCTGAGCAAGACCGAGCGGGGAACCAACTCAGACTCGGGGAAGGCGATACTATCACAGGGCTCCGGCAGCAACCCTGTCTGGGGATATCCGTCAGCGGTCGGCAACACCTCACCGACGACGATGCAGTCGTTAAGGTTCGGGACGGTCAGCGTCGATTTCCCAAGCACAAGCGGGCCTGCATTCGTCGAGACGACCGCCACCATCACCGGGGCTGCGGTCGGCGACCTGGTCTTTGTGACCAGCACGTCTAGTTTCAATGCCGGCTTCATACTCTGCGCTACCTGTGAGGTGACGAGCGCCAATACCATCAGAGTTCGTGCCTACCTTCCCGGCAGCAGTACTATCGATCCGGATGCCGACAGCATGCGCTACGTTCTGATCAAGCCGTGAGGCACCTACAGGGAGGAGTCATGGGTTACCTTCTTCTCTGCGTCTGCTTGTGGGCAGCCGGTCCGGTTGCATCCCGGCAGGGCTTGTCACGGGTTTCGTCGGACAACCTGGCGGCGGGTGGCCTGGGCTGGTACACCTTCACGTCCGCCGGGGTCCTCTGTGACAAAGCCGGCCCCTATGCTCTTTCGGGCTGCGTTTCCCAGGCTCCAATCCAGACGCTCGGGTCTGACCACGCCGGCCCGTTCTACATCATCGGCGGTTTCTGGAGTTCGGAATTCAGCGCCGGGCTCAACCGCAACCGGGGCGAGGTCCTGGCGGCATCGCACCCGCCCGGAGCTTTCAAGCTGTACCGCAACACCCCGAACCCCTTTCGCGTGACCACGAGGATCGCCTACGACCTTCCGGTCAGGAGCAAGGTCCTCCTCCGTATCTACGACGTGGCCGGCAGGCAGATCACCAGGCTGGCTGACGGCTGGCAGGAAGCCGGGCGGTACAACCTGACCTGGGACGGTAGGGACAAGCGGGGGCGTGCCTGTCCCACCGGCGTCTACTTCTGCTCTCTGAAGACCGAGGACTCCGCCGCCGTGAAGAAGATGCTCATGGCCGAATGATGCTGGAGTAGCTCTGCACGCGGTGCCGTGCGCGGGCGGGTTTCCCGCCCGCGAGCATTCAGCGAGCCTGAAACGGAATCGACGGATTCGAGACGCGCGCGGTTACTGCGTCGAGTTCGCGGCGCAGGTCCGCCGTATCTGAAGCGGTGAGAGTCGAGTCCGCGCCGGAGGCGAAGCCGGCCAGTGCCTCTCGGATGGCCAGCACTCGGTAGCGGCCGGGGAGTCGTTCGCTCTTGTAGATATAGGTCGGCGTGAAACCCGCGTCAACGATCCGCGTTCCGGATTTGTCCCGGGCGAGTTGCACATCCACAATCAGGCCGGTGCGGGTGTTCGGGTAACTCTGCCCGCAGTAGAAGTTGCCGAGGCTGTAGGTCAGGACCGGCATCCTGAACGGCGCGCTGTCCGGGCGGACTCCTTCCACCATTCCGGCCGGCTCGACTACGTGCGGGTGGGAAGAGACGACGAGGTCGACGCCAAGGCCGGCAAGGAAGCGGGCGGTGCGAACCTGCTCGCTGGTCGGAGTCAGGCGGTACTCCTCGCCCTGGTGCAGCATCACGATGGTGAAGTCGACCTTGAGGCTCTCGGCCCGGCGAACGTCCTCTGCCATTCTCGCCGTATCGATAAGACTGACCATCCAACGCTCTGGTACCGGCAGGCCATTCGTGCCGTACGTATAGGACAGAAGTGCGATGCGCAGGCCGTTCTTCTCGAGAACCAACGGTCGTCCGGCTGCGGCCGGCGACGAGAATTCACCTGCATGGAGCAGCCCCAGGCTGTCGAGCAGGCGGATGCGCTCAGCCAGGCCCTTTCTACCGCCGTCCATGATGTGGTTGGTGGCAAGACAGATGTCGAACCCGGCGCGCTTCAGCGTGTGGAGCAGGCTGGCGGGCGAGCGGAAAAGCGGGTAGCCGCGATAGGGCGGTGTATTCGAGAACTCCCCGCCCAACCAGCAGACCGCGAAGTCCGCGGAGTCGAGCCGGGATTTGACCTGCGAGAAGACCGGGTCGAAGTTGAATTCCTGCGTGCCTTCGTCCCGCGCCGCGGCGATGTTCTGACTGTGCAGGAAGACGTCCCCGCAGAACGCGAAGGTGACGGAGTTCGTGCCCGGCGCAGCCGCGCCCGCGCCGCAGCCGCCGACAGTCGGCAGGAGGACGAGGAATAGCACAGGCAGCACTGTCGCTCGGGGCTGATTCAATGCCAGGCATCGTACCCCGAGTGGGTGTCCTCGTCAAGACAACCGGAGCACAAAGCGCGTCGGACGCGCAAGTCAGAGGTCAAAAGGCAGAAGCCAAGAGGCAAGACACCCAAGACTGCTGCGAACTTGGCGATCTCAGGACAGAGGCGGCGAAAGGCAAGCGACGAAGCTGGAAGTGCGAATCCTGCACTGTTACACAGGGACCGCAGAGGACAATGAAGCTCGAATACCGGGAAATGACGAATTGCAGCATTCGGGTTTCAACCGTCATTGGCCGCAACGGCCCCTGTCCTACAGCACGTGCTTCGGACTTCGGGCTTGCGCGTCGGGTCTCGGCCACAATCTTGAATCGGCTGCGGATTCTGGTAGATTGTGGCCGCAAGGGCCCGTAGCTCAGTTGGTCAGAGCAGCTGACTCATAATCAGCTGGTCGTCCGTTCGACCCGGACCGGGCCCATTCCACTGCAGATTCAAGATTGTGGATTCTGGATTCCTAGCATGAGCGGCCGGGGAAGGCAGCTTTCCCCGGCCGCTTCTGGACTTCGCCGCTCGCTGTCAGCTCTCCCAGGGCTCCATCGCCGGCCATTGTCATTTACACTTCTGACTTTGGCCTTGCGCCCTCGCCCCGGGCGAGGCGCTCTACGGCGCTACCGGCGCGACGACGTTGAAGACGTCGGTGCGGATGGCCTGCAGCACGGCCTCGGTCAGGCCGCGCGCCTTCCACTTGGCAATCAGAACCGCCGCTTCCTTCGCGAGCGACTCACCGGAGATGTCCGAACGGCTCAGCTTCCACATCTCACGTCCGAAGCACAGGTAGAACGGGTACTGGATGGTCGGCACTCCGGCTCCATCACAGACCTGCTTGACCTGCAGCTCCATGGCCGCGATCAGGGGCATGACTGCGCTCACGTTCTGGAGCATCGTCGGTCGCTTCTCGGTCAGGATCGCGTTGACGCGCTCGAGATTGTACTTCTCGTTCCAGTTGGCGATTCGCTTGGTGGGGTCGATTGGCATGTTAGTCACCTCCTTTCGGCAACGAGATTGGCATCCTTACCATGGCGGATGCCGGTTGCGGCCTCGGTCCGGGCCAGGCGTGGCCTTCGCCTGCTGCCGGCCCTTCCTGAGGCAAATCGTGAATCTGAAGTCTGCAATCTACAATCTGACATGGGCCCGCTGCCTGTCCTCGCCCAGGGTTAGTCATTAGTAATTGGTGATTCGTCATTGTCTTGTCCCAATGTCGGCTATGAGCTGTCTCACCACGTATCCCGTATCGCTCCCCTCGACAAAGTCCTGATACTGCCAGAGAAGTTCAGCCAGAGCGGCTTCCATCAGCCTGCGGCGCAAGCTCTGAAGCTGCTTCTCCTGACAGGCCAGCAACGCCAGCGCCCTGCGTCCCCTCGTCGTCCTCGGGACGAGGCTTTCCGCCCTCCGATTCAGCTCGAGCATCTCATCCACTCGGTCTGCCTCGGCAGCGAGGTGGGCCGCTGTCATTGTTGCTTGGTCTTTGTTATGTGTCATCACTGGTATTAGAGAAGATGGACGTGCCGAACGTAACACACTTCACTCGCTGCACGAAAACCGGTTCAGTCCCGGTTCTCGCTAGAAAGGGAAGAGGCCCGGTTGCCCGGGCCTCTTGGTTCAGAAGTAGGCTACTTCTTCCGCTTGCGGGGTTTGCTCTTGCGCGTCGACTTCTGCGCCTGAGGTCCGTTGGCGTGCTTCTTTCGGTGTGCCCGGGCCGGCGCTACCTCTTCGATGGTGTCGAGCACGACCACCTCGCGTTCACAGACACGCCGTGACGTCGGCTGGACGTGGTCGGTCCGGCTTGTACGCCGTCCTGCCATGCCCTGTCCGAGCACGATCCTGTGTGCGTGTTCCGACCGCTCGATCACGCTCAGCAGCTTTGCCAGGAGCGAGTCGAATGCTTCCTTCTCGTCGGTGCCGTCAACTACCAGCACGACCTCTTCTCCCGGCTCCGGCCCCAGGGTCATGACCTCGATGTCGTCCTTGCCGTTGGCTGTCTCGCCGCTGGTGCTGAGTGTCACCCCGGAGGCGAACCGACGGGCCGCCAGCGCGAAGGCGATTGCGGCTTCCGCGCTCCAGCCTTCGACTGCGACCGCAACTCTCGTCATGCCTTCCTCCCGTCGCGCTTCTCCTTCAGCACCGCTCGGCCGCGCATCACGTGTCCGCGGACGTTCGCTTCGCTCGTGCCGAGCACCTGTGCTATCTCGCCGAACGAGAACCCGGCGAGAATGTGCTGGAACACCTCTCGCGTCTGCGGTGGCAGCAGCTCGTGGATGTCCTTTGCCACCTCACGCAACCGCTCGCGCGCCTCATGGTCCTTCTCCGGCGTGTGCTGCCTGCCGGTGAACACCGACTGCTCGATCTGGTCCAGCCAGCCGGTTTCATTCGGTCGGGAAGCATCCGGCTCATCCGGGTCGGCGGAGTCAGCGGTTGTTTCCGACTCGAAATCGACCTCTCGTCGGGCAGCCACTGCCCTCGTTCGCTGCTCCCTCAGCAGCCGGTTCTTGAAGATGCAGTAGAGCCAGGTGAAGAACGTGGACTGGCCTCTGAACGTGCCGATGTTGTTGAAGGCATCTGCAAGCGAGTCCTCGACCACGCGCCGGGCGCGTTCGAGGCTGTGCAGTGCCTGGGCGGCGTGATCCAGAAGCCCGCCGCGGTACTTCCTATCAAGCTCTTCAGCCGCCGTGTGGCCGGCCAGCATTCGGGTAACGGATTTTCCGTCCGGGTCCCCGGGCCGGCAAGGCCCTCGCGGCTTCTCAGTTTCGCTTTCGATCACTTGCTCCTCCTTTAGGCTAGTCATCTCCGATCTCATGTCAAACGATCACCTTTTCCCGGATTCCGAGGCTATGGCCACGAAGTCACGAAAGAGGATGAAACGGGCCTTTAGAACCGCCGATACACGCCGACCAGCGCCGAATGGGTATTCTGGGTCCGAGACCATATCTGCGTTGGCCCCAGTGGCCCCTGTCCGACAGCGCATCTGCAGTCCAATTCTGTCCGGCTCCGTCGATCTCGTATTCGTTTCGTGTCCTTCGTGCTTTCGTGGCTTTGGCTTCGGTTCCGGCCCCTGCCCGTGGCAGAGGGGAAGTAGAGCGACCACGAAGGCACGAAGTGTTCTACAGCAGGCTGTTTGTTGGCCGGACCGCGGCCCGGCTCCTCGCCTGTTGCGTCCTCGTGCCCCCGTGGCCGCATTCATGCTTGTTCCTCCTTTCAATTTGTACCTGTCAACACTCTCAGGCCAGGTCTCGCCCGAGAATCTCACTGACTCGTGGTGGGCATCTTCGTCGGCGACTCAGACTCCACCAAGCTGACTTCAGGTCTCCGGTCGATCCGGACTCTCAATCTGTGTCCATCTGCGTTCATCTGTGGTTCACCTTCCGCTTCCGGGCTCCTCCAGCGACTCGACCAGCTTGACAACCGCGCATTTCACCTTGTCCAGGATAGCCGGGTCCAGCCCGCGCGCCTGCCACTTAAGCCGGACGAAGCCGCACTCCACATCCCGGACCGAAGAAGGCACATTGCGCCAAACCCGGTACACCTGGCGGCCGAAGTCCATGTACCAGACCTTCATGATCCGTGGAACGCCGGCTACGTCTGTGACCTCGCCAACGCACTTCTCGACCTGGCAGAGTATCACGGTCTGGGCCTTGTAGCGCTCGCGCATCGACTCGGCCTTGTCCGCCAGGATCGCGGCAATGCGGTCCGGATTGTACTTCGTCTTCCAGCGTTCAATCCTGCGCCTGCTTCGCTCCGCCGCTCGTTCCTCGACGGTCGAGCTCGTCACTGACTTGTGTCCCAGGCCGCCTTCGGACGGTGGGTCATTCGTCATTCGGTCTTCGGGCTTCGAGTTTGTGTTCTTCATATTGGCCTCACTGGTATTAGAGAAACCACAACCCCAAAACGTAACATACAACCTCGTTGTTTCGTACATCGTCCATCGCTCATCGTCGGTCATTGCCGCTAAGTCATTCTCCTTCCGTCCCTTCCGCACTTCTGACTTCTAGCATCTGACATCTGACTTCTGACTTCGCCTGTCCTCAGAAACCATCCCCTGGGCGGTAGGGGTAGCTCCTGCACCCGGAGCGGCCTCTGGAGCAGCCCTCGCTCCGGGCTTCGCAGCAGTAGTTGCAGTACCGCAAGGAACGACTACCGCTCTACCCTTCGGAGCCGCATCCGGTGCGGCTCTCGCTACAGCCGCTGCTCATCCGGTCGCTCCAGCACCCGCAACAGGTGCGAGTCCTCCACCTTGTGAAGCCCTCGCTTCACCACCCGCTCCAGCCTCCGCTCCGGCTACCACAACAGCCACCGCATCAGCGCCCGCTCCGGCACCCGCAACAGCCCACAGAATAGCTGCCGCCCCAGCCATCATTCCTCCGTCCGGAACAGCCACCGCAACAGCGACCGCATCGGGGCCTGGCTGGCTGCACCGACTGACACCGGGACCATTCCACACCGCAGCTTGACTTTGGCAGGCTTTCCGGCTATAACCTCGTCGTGTCTGGCGGATTCCTGGTTCGATGGGACTGAGCGAAGCTGACGCGAGAATCGTGATTGACCGCCTGCTGCGCGAGGCAGGCTGGGACCCCGAAGACAAGTCGCAGGTCAAGACTGAACGGCCGGCGGCGAGGAGTGCGGCGTTCGTGGCTGAAGGCAAGGACGGCCGCGAGTTCATCACCGGCGACAACGCGTCCTCAGGCCGCTCCGATTACGTGCTCTACGACAGCCGAGGTCGACCCCTGGCAGTAATCGAAGCCAAGTCAGCAGACATCAACCCCTACACGGCGAAGCAGCAAGCTCGCGAGTACGCCGAGTCTATCAACGCGCCGTTCATCTTCCTGTCCAACGGCGAACTCACCTACTTCTGGGACTACAAGTACGCTGACGCCGAACTGGTCGCGTCCCTCTACTCGCGCCGCGACCTCGAACGCCTGCGCCACCTGCGCTCTGAAGCCAAGCCGCTCGCGACAATCCCTATCCCCAAGTTCTACGTGCGCCTCGGTGAGCAGCGCGAAGTCCGCGACTACCAGCGGAACGCGATGCGCGCGCTTGACCACGCCATCGAGATGGACAAACGGCGCTTCCTCATCGAACTACCCACCGGCACCGGCAAGACCGATATCGTCTGCCTGTATCTCAAACGCCTGTTCCAGGCCGAACGGGCCGAGCGCATCCTCTTTCTCGTCGACCGTGAAGAACTGGCCAAGCAGGCTATCGCCGCGATTCAAGACATTCTAAACCAGTACTCAAGCTACTGGCTCAGGGCCGGCATGGTCACTCAGGAACAGCAGATCACGGTCTGTCTCCTCCAGACGATGATCAACCGCCACCAGGAGTTCTCCAGTGGCTACTTCGACGTCGTGATCGCCGACGAGTGCCATCGTTCCATCTATGGCTCCTGGCAGGCCGCGCTGACCCACTTCAACGCTTTCCATGTCGGTCTGACCGCGACGCCCGCGCCCTACATCGAGCGGAACACGTACCTGTTCTACGGATGTCAGGAAGGCAAGCCGGACTTCACGTTGCCAATCCAGAAGGCCTTCCATGACGGACACCTCGTGCCCTACAAGTTCGCCAAGGGCATCACCAAGATCATCGCCGAAGGCGCGGACGTGGACGATGAACATTACGACCCGGCCGAGTTCGAGCGCAAGTGGACCAACGAAGACTCAAACCGCAAGATGATGGCCGAGTTCGACGCCATCGCCTGCCGAGACTACCTTGACCTCGCGCCGGGCCAGAAGACCTGCCCCGGCAAAGCGGTTGTCTTCGCCATCTCCAAGCACCATGCGGCTCGGCTGTGCCATTACCTCAACGCTCTGCATCCAGAACAGCATGGCAACTACGCCGAAGTCATAACCTCGGATGTAGCCGGAGTCGACGCAGTCATGAGCCGGTTCAAGCTCGAAGTCTACCCGCAGGTCGCGGTCAGCGTGGACATGCTCACCACCGGCTTTGACCTGCGCGAGCTGCTGCACCTGGTCGTGTGCCGCCGAATCCGCAGCCCCATCCTGTATCAGCAGATACGTGGACGGGGCACGCGCACCGCACCGCACATCGGCAAGCGCGGTTTCGTCATCTACGACTTCTTCGGCAACCATGAATACTTCAACGATACGGAGACCAACGTCTTCACCGGCCAGGGCGGCTGGGGCGGTCAACGAGAACGTGGGCCGTGGAAGCCGCCGCGCGACCTGGTCGATCTGGGACTGCAGGATGAATGGCTCTACGCCGTCGCCTACGTCGAAGTCGGGCCGGAAGGTGAGCGGGTGGATAAGCACGAGTACCTGTCCCAGTGGGAGGAACTCGTCCGTCAGGTACTCAAGGACGACCCGGTCATCAGGAAGATCCGCTCCGGCAAGCCCCTGACGTCCAAGGAAGAAGACGCTTTGGTCCAGCGCCTCAACCAGCCCGACATGTTCTTCAACGAG
The window above is part of the candidate division WOR-3 bacterium genome. Proteins encoded here:
- a CDS encoding T9SS type A sorting domain-containing protein, giving the protein MGYLLLCVCLWAAGPVASRQGLSRVSSDNLAAGGLGWYTFTSAGVLCDKAGPYALSGCVSQAPIQTLGSDHAGPFYIIGGFWSSEFSAGLNRNRGEVLAASHPPGAFKLYRNTPNPFRVTTRIAYDLPVRSKVLLRIYDVAGRQITRLADGWQEAGRYNLTWDGRDKRGRACPTGVYFCSLKTEDSAAVKKMLMAE
- a CDS encoding CapA family protein: MALNQPRATVLPVLFLVLLPTVGGCGAGAAAPGTNSVTFAFCGDVFLHSQNIAAARDEGTQEFNFDPVFSQVKSRLDSADFAVCWLGGEFSNTPPYRGYPLFRSPASLLHTLKRAGFDICLATNHIMDGGRKGLAERIRLLDSLGLLHAGEFSSPAAAGRPLVLEKNGLRIALLSYTYGTNGLPVPERWMVSLIDTARMAEDVRRAESLKVDFTIVMLHQGEEYRLTPTSEQVRTARFLAGLGVDLVVSSHPHVVEPAGMVEGVRPDSAPFRMPVLTYSLGNFYCGQSYPNTRTGLIVDVQLARDKSGTRIVDAGFTPTYIYKSERLPGRYRVLAIREALAGFASGADSTLTASDTADLRRELDAVTARVSNPSIPFQAR
- a CDS encoding HPr family phosphocarrier protein, whose amino-acid sequence is MTRVAVAVEGWSAEAAIAFALAARRFASGVTLSTSGETANGKDDIEVMTLGPEPGEEVVLVVDGTDEKEAFDSLLAKLLSVIERSEHAHRIVLGQGMAGRRTSRTDHVQPTSRRVCEREVVVLDTIEEVAPARAHRKKHANGPQAQKSTRKSKPRKRKK
- a CDS encoding sigma-70 family RNA polymerase sigma factor translates to MRSEMTSLKEEQVIESETEKPRGPCRPGDPDGKSVTRMLAGHTAAEELDRKYRGGLLDHAAQALHSLERARRVVEDSLADAFNNIGTFRGQSTFFTWLYCIFKNRLLREQRTRAVAARREVDFESETTADSADPDEPDASRPNETGWLDQIEQSVFTGRQHTPEKDHEARERLREVAKDIHELLPPQTREVFQHILAGFSFGEIAQVLGTSEANVRGHVMRGRAVLKEKRDGRKA
- a CDS encoding DEAD/DEAH box helicase; the encoded protein is MGLSEADARIVIDRLLREAGWDPEDKSQVKTERPAARSAAFVAEGKDGREFITGDNASSGRSDYVLYDSRGRPLAVIEAKSADINPYTAKQQAREYAESINAPFIFLSNGELTYFWDYKYADAELVASLYSRRDLERLRHLRSEAKPLATIPIPKFYVRLGEQREVRDYQRNAMRALDHAIEMDKRRFLIELPTGTGKTDIVCLYLKRLFQAERAERILFLVDREELAKQAIAAIQDILNQYSSYWLRAGMVTQEQQITVCLLQTMINRHQEFSSGYFDVVIADECHRSIYGSWQAALTHFNAFHVGLTATPAPYIERNTYLFYGCQEGKPDFTLPIQKAFHDGHLVPYKFAKGITKIIAEGADVDDEHYDPAEFERKWTNEDSNRKMMAEFDAIACRDYLDLAPGQKTCPGKAVVFAISKHHAARLCHYLNALHPEQHGNYAEVITSDVAGVDAVMSRFKLEVYPQVAVSVDMLTTGFDLRELLHLVVCRRIRSPILYQQIRGRGTRTAPHIGKRGFVIYDFFGNHEYFNDTETNVFTGQGGWGGQRERGPWKPPRDLVDLGLQDEWLYAVAYVEVGPEGERVDKHEYLSQWEELVRQVLKDDPVIRKIRSGKPLTSKEEDALVQRLNQPDMFFNEDNLRRAYRSPGGNIIEFVRAALGMTKVKSREEEINENFQAWLVVRAFKPEQAQYLAMLKSRGVARGKLELDDLFKPPLEHVQAAECGVALFGEDGLKAIVVEMNETVFVRQTA